Proteins encoded within one genomic window of Brenneria nigrifluens DSM 30175 = ATCC 13028:
- a CDS encoding sugar ABC transporter substrate-binding protein produces the protein MTAHFRRIGLLALLVGLAGNAQAADESLSLKGKTIGVAVVGTQHFWDREAYKGATEEIEKLGGSVVGVDGGRDNQVHANNHDILLARKVDAVVSILGDSAVEPKFKALRDAGIPVFTVDHVSPYSINNTTSDNYAIGSTIGRYTADVLGGKGNVAVFNAFSNSLRICGIRYDLWKYVLQDYPDIKIIQPELAEQYSNSPEDARKKTLELLSQYPKGTLDAIHVACWDQPAIGVVQALEETGRDKDVKVTAIDAGPETLEIMAEKESPFVANVAQQPRLIGTLAAKNVARHFGGEALLPQTFVPVLPVKGEAEAKAAYKQLGYGELK, from the coding sequence ATGACCGCTCATTTTCGTCGTATAGGTCTGCTGGCGTTGCTGGTCGGCCTGGCCGGCAACGCACAGGCCGCGGATGAATCGCTTTCGCTCAAGGGAAAAACCATCGGCGTCGCCGTGGTGGGGACGCAACATTTCTGGGATCGCGAGGCGTACAAGGGCGCGACCGAAGAGATAGAAAAACTGGGCGGCAGCGTGGTGGGCGTGGACGGCGGGCGCGACAATCAGGTGCACGCCAACAACCACGATATTCTGCTGGCGCGCAAGGTGGACGCGGTGGTGAGCATTCTGGGGGACAGCGCGGTGGAGCCCAAGTTCAAGGCGCTGCGCGACGCGGGCATCCCGGTATTTACCGTCGATCACGTTTCGCCGTATTCCATCAACAACACCACCTCCGACAACTATGCCATCGGCTCCACCATCGGGCGTTACACGGCGGACGTGCTGGGCGGCAAGGGCAATGTCGCGGTGTTCAACGCCTTCTCCAACTCGCTGCGCATCTGCGGCATCCGCTACGATCTGTGGAAGTATGTATTGCAGGACTATCCTGACATCAAAATCATTCAGCCGGAGCTGGCGGAGCAATATTCCAACTCGCCGGAAGATGCGCGCAAGAAAACCCTTGAGCTGCTGAGCCAGTATCCGAAGGGCACGCTGGATGCGATTCACGTGGCGTGCTGGGACCAGCCGGCCATCGGCGTGGTGCAGGCGCTGGAAGAGACCGGGCGCGACAAGGACGTGAAAGTGACGGCGATTGACGCCGGTCCGGAAACGCTGGAAATCATGGCGGAAAAAGAGAGCCCGTTTGTCGCCAACGTCGCGCAGCAGCCGCGTCTGATCGGTACCCTGGCGGCGAAAAACGTGGCCCGCCACTTTGGCGGCGAAGCCCTGCTGCCGCAAACCTTTGTGCCGGTGCTGCCGGTGAAAGGGGAAGCGGAGGCCAAAGCGGCCTATAAGCAACTCGGCTACGGCGAGCTTAAGTAA
- a CDS encoding ABC transporter permease yields MIPLAALVPAGWRPSALLDKIPLLLFAALLLFLCLQAPYFLSWRNIAIILRQTAPLAILCFGLVCVIAGGGDDVVAGGIDLSLPAIAVLAVAIVSHGLTNGDDGYLWLTLSALCAALLAGGLNALLVVLVRLPPLLATLACSVALTGLTNLLTRQRRISVSDPAIVAFRDNSLLGLPLAVWFMLLVFALFQFIVHHSRWGQHLQVAGGNAETAQMSGLSGRALVTGSYLLAALAAALASLTLLAQGSGSSPGTAEPLLLEMVLATFIGASFSRRRVVTIWGALLGALLVNALSNGLALLRVDIFWVGAIKGALILLVLGAASLQLRRRAS; encoded by the coding sequence ATGATACCTCTTGCCGCTCTGGTGCCGGCCGGCTGGCGGCCGTCGGCGCTGCTCGATAAAATTCCGCTGCTGTTATTCGCCGCGCTGCTGCTGTTTCTGTGCCTGCAGGCGCCCTATTTTCTCTCCTGGCGGAATATCGCCATTATCCTGCGCCAGACGGCGCCGCTGGCGATACTGTGCTTCGGTCTGGTGTGCGTTATCGCCGGCGGCGGCGATGACGTGGTGGCGGGCGGCATCGATCTGTCGCTGCCGGCCATTGCGGTGCTGGCGGTGGCGATCGTCAGCCACGGCCTGACCAACGGCGACGACGGCTACCTGTGGCTGACGCTGTCGGCGCTGTGCGCCGCGCTGCTGGCGGGCGGGCTGAATGCGCTGCTGGTGGTGCTGGTGCGTCTGCCGCCGCTGCTGGCGACCCTGGCCTGTTCCGTGGCGCTCACCGGTTTGACCAATCTGCTTACCCGGCAGCGGCGCATCAGCGTCAGCGATCCGGCTATCGTGGCGTTTCGCGATAACAGCCTGTTGGGACTGCCGCTGGCGGTGTGGTTTATGCTGCTGGTTTTCGCCCTGTTTCAGTTTATTGTTCACCACAGCCGCTGGGGGCAGCATTTGCAGGTGGCGGGCGGCAATGCGGAAACGGCGCAGATGTCCGGGCTTTCCGGGCGCGCGCTGGTGACCGGCTCCTATCTGCTGGCGGCGCTGGCGGCGGCGTTGGCCTCGTTAACACTGCTGGCGCAGGGTTCCGGCAGCTCGCCCGGCACGGCGGAACCGCTGCTGCTGGAGATGGTGCTGGCGACCTTTATCGGCGCCTCGTTTTCCCGCCGCCGGGTGGTCACCATCTGGGGCGCGCTGCTGGGGGCGCTGCTGGTCAATGCGCTGTCAAACGGGCTGGCGCTGCTGCGGGTGGATATCTTTTGGGTCGGCGCCATCAAGGGCGCGTTGATTTTGCTGGTGCTGGGCGCGGCCTCGCTACAGCTGCGGAGGCGCGCATCGTGA
- a CDS encoding sugar ABC transporter ATP-binding protein, whose translation MTAHQQAADSASPGLAMTRIGKRFAGVTALDDVSLHARPGEILGLIGENGAGKSTLIKILAGVYAPDSGAIRFDRRLINPVTPAAVHAHGVRVIHQELHLIPHFTVAESVFIGQERRHRWLGLDRRRMRRETERFFQQTLQLPMDANRLISDLSLAERKLVQIARALIDGNARLVVFDEPTAPLEAREAGLLLQTILALKQRGIAIIYISHYLNEIAEICDRVTVLRNGRKVATLEGEAARHIDGMIQLMVGRDINSLFAAPRRAAASEPPFLRVDRLTDGRHFRPLGFSLARGEIVGIAGLLGSGREALIDTLYGLTPARGGRIEIDGVARRISSPVRATALGMALVPRDRRHLGLLLPWSVADNINLSSLPAVASLGWLRRARANQRARQLADKLDIRPREVGLPVRYLSGGNQQKVILARWLSTASTLFILDEPTLGVDIGAKAEIYQLTRQLAEQGRSVLVSSSDAGELLGLCDRVLVMWRGELIADVATERLSVDALLALTSGGAETEKEAI comes from the coding sequence ATGACGGCGCACCAACAGGCGGCGGACTCGGCGTCGCCGGGGCTGGCGATGACGCGGATTGGCAAGCGCTTTGCCGGCGTTACCGCCCTCGACGATGTTTCGCTGCACGCCCGGCCGGGGGAAATCCTCGGCCTGATCGGCGAAAACGGGGCGGGAAAGTCCACGCTGATTAAAATCCTCGCCGGGGTATACGCCCCGGACAGCGGCGCGATCCGCTTCGACCGCCGGTTGATTAACCCGGTCACGCCCGCCGCCGTTCACGCCCACGGCGTACGGGTTATCCATCAGGAACTCCATTTGATCCCGCATTTTACCGTCGCCGAATCGGTGTTTATCGGTCAGGAGCGCCGCCATCGCTGGCTGGGGCTGGATCGGCGGCGGATGCGCCGGGAAACCGAGCGTTTCTTTCAGCAAACGCTACAACTGCCGATGGACGCCAACCGCTTAATCAGTGATTTGAGCCTGGCGGAGCGCAAGCTGGTGCAGATAGCGCGGGCGCTGATCGACGGCAACGCCCGGCTGGTGGTGTTTGACGAACCGACGGCGCCGCTGGAGGCGCGCGAGGCCGGCCTGCTGCTGCAAACCATTCTGGCGCTAAAGCAGCGCGGCATCGCCATTATCTATATTTCTCATTATCTCAACGAGATAGCAGAGATTTGTGACCGTGTCACGGTGCTGCGCAACGGCCGCAAGGTCGCCACGCTGGAAGGGGAGGCGGCACGGCATATCGACGGCATGATCCAGCTGATGGTGGGGCGCGATATTAACAGCCTGTTCGCCGCGCCGCGTCGCGCCGCCGCATCCGAGCCTCCTTTTTTGCGGGTGGATAGGCTGACCGACGGGCGGCATTTCCGCCCGCTCGGCTTTTCGCTGGCGCGGGGCGAGATTGTCGGCATCGCCGGCCTGCTGGGATCGGGGCGCGAGGCGCTTATCGACACGCTGTACGGCTTAACCCCGGCGCGCGGCGGACGTATCGAAATTGACGGCGTGGCGCGCCGCATCAGCTCCCCGGTGCGGGCCACCGCGCTGGGGATGGCGCTGGTGCCGCGCGACCGTCGCCATCTGGGGCTGCTTTTGCCCTGGTCGGTGGCGGACAATATCAATCTCTCCTCGCTGCCCGCGGTGGCGAGCCTCGGCTGGCTGCGGCGCGCCAGGGCCAACCAGCGGGCGCGCCAGCTGGCCGATAAGCTGGATATCCGTCCGCGCGAGGTCGGCCTGCCGGTGCGCTATCTGAGCGGCGGCAATCAGCAGAAAGTGATTCTGGCCCGCTGGCTGAGTACCGCCAGCACGCTGTTTATCCTGGACGAGCCGACGCTGGGCGTGGATATCGGCGCCAAGGCGGAAATCTACCAACTGACCCGCCAACTGGCGGAGCAGGGGCGCAGCGTGCTCGTCTCCTCCAGCGACGCCGGCGAACTGCTGGGGCTGTGCGACCGCGTTCTGGTGATGTGGCGCGGCGAACTGATTGCCGATGTGGCGACCGAACGACTCTCCGTCGACGCGCTGCTGGCGCTGACCAGCGGCGGCGCGGAAACGGAAAAGGAGGCAATATGA
- a CDS encoding 1,2-dihydroxy-3-keto-5-methylthiopentene dioxygenase, with protein MTTLSIFQRPQIAQPLQQLSRFDDIAALLAGAGIQLEHWPVDGISHEASSAALLAHFHDEIERLKRQEGYTSSDVIRLTPDHPQRQELREKFLQEHTHSEDEVRFFVYGSGTFFVPINDNVFRLTCEAGDLLRVPANTPHWFDSGESPDFVAIRIFTNPAGWIGHFTGRETFH; from the coding sequence ATGACCACTCTGTCCATTTTCCAGCGTCCGCAGATCGCCCAACCGCTGCAACAGCTCTCCCGCTTCGACGATATCGCCGCGCTGCTTGCCGGCGCCGGCATTCAACTGGAGCACTGGCCCGTCGACGGCATCAGCCATGAAGCCAGCAGCGCAGCGCTGCTCGCCCACTTCCACGATGAGATTGAACGGCTCAAACGGCAGGAAGGCTATACCTCATCGGATGTGATCAGACTGACGCCGGATCACCCGCAGCGTCAGGAACTACGGGAAAAGTTCCTTCAGGAGCACACCCACAGCGAAGATGAAGTGCGCTTTTTCGTTTACGGCAGCGGCACCTTTTTTGTGCCGATTAACGACAACGTGTTCCGGCTCACCTGCGAGGCGGGGGATCTGCTGCGCGTGCCGGCCAATACGCCGCACTGGTTTGACAGCGGCGAATCCCCGGATTTCGTCGCCATCCGCATCTTTACCAACCCCGCGGGCTGGATAGGTCATTTTACCGGCAGAGAGACCTTCCACTGA